The Chloroflexota bacterium DNA segment GCTATCATGGTCGATTTTTTTGAGACCTTGGGGAAACCTATGACATTCATTCAGTGGATGCAATATGGTTTCCCGTTTGTTCCGGTTGGGTCAATTGCTGTTGGCATTTACCTATACGTACTGTTTAATAAAAAACTGAACATCAAGATAAACCCGGGTGAACTGATAAGAAAGGAAGTGCGGGCATTGGGACCGTATAGTGGCAAACAAGTTACCATGACGGTCATTCTGCTTGCAGTAATATTCATGTGGGTTTTCCTGTCCGGATATTTGCATTTGGGTGGTCCTATCCTCATCGGAACTGTCTTAATGTTTTTAACAGGCGTCGTTTCGTGGGAAGATTTGAACAAGGATGTCGCTTGGGGTGTAATATGGATGTATGCTTCGGCAGTCAGTATGGGGTATGTGCTACATATTACTGGCACCGCGCTCTGGCTGGCCACAACAGCGTTCGATTTGCTACCTCCATTCCTTAAAGTCGGGGATGGTCTCCTCGTTTCAATTAGTATTCTGACAACTATTGTTACTAACTTCATGAGTGACGGTGCCGCGGTTGCGGTGATAGGCCCCATAGCGTTACCGATGGATAAAATGGCAGGGCTTGACATGTGGCAGGTTGGTTTGGCTACCGCTTTTTCATCATCCTTTGCCCATGTCCTGGTCATTGGGAGGCCGGGGTTGGCAATTGCGTATGCTATGGGACTTGACCCTGATACAAAGGAACGTTTACTGTATGTAAAAGACCTGATTAAATACGGCCTGGGTCTAGTTTTGATCTCCTGGCTGATCCTTTGGGGATGGGTGTTTTATGGGTATTGGAAATTTATGACCTTTTAATAAAACTATTAATTTAATTCTGACTTTCCTCAACCATCGGTTAGCACTGGGAATTATACGTAAAAGGAGATTTATTCACGTTAAGACTACCC contains these protein-coding regions:
- a CDS encoding anion permease, whose amino-acid sequence is NLLTRPNPQGYSTQQGYTIVDHLSEEFHEPDLAVEEAARKVKITLGMLAVAAILWSTVAIPLGATAFLLAAIMYIFHLMPIDIIAKSYMKDAVFFIIGALSVAVGVEKTGLHHRLGLLFLGWTKSRWSLLFLFGPLMAVTAMFISAKCLIAFLMPVLMRLYKNICKANGLVRHPPVGLFLILVIVYMTAMGGPGAPTVGARNAIMVDFFETLGKPMTFIQWMQYGFPFVPVGSIAVGIYLYVLFNKKLNIKINPGELIRKEVRALGPYSGKQVTMTVILLAVIFMWVFLSGYLHLGGPILIGTVLMFLTGVVSWEDLNKDVAWGVIWMYASAVSMGYVLHITGTALWLATTAFDLLPPFLKVGDGLLVSISILTTIVTNFMSDGAAVAVIGPIALPMDKMAGLDMWQVGLATAFSSSFAHVLVIGRPGLAIAYAMGLDPDTKERLLYVKDLIKYGLGLVLISWLILWGWVFYGYWKFMTF